A window from Hymenobacter volaticus encodes these proteins:
- the ruvC gene encoding crossover junction endodeoxyribonuclease RuvC produces MILPIASTDLLPKVIMGVDPGTNIMGYALIEVQGQRVRVLRYDVIDMQKMGSNHALKLKRIFERMLELIDEFLPDELAIEAPFYGVNVQSMLKLGRAQGVAIAACLSRQIPYVEYAPTKVKQSVTGTGTATKEHVAHMLRQTLTLPPIAEASKFLDATDALAVALCHHYQKGNNQKAGGKSWGKFLADNPSKVASPVAGKKKKPVTK; encoded by the coding sequence ATGATTCTGCCCATAGCTTCAACCGATTTATTACCCAAAGTCATCATGGGCGTCGACCCCGGCACCAATATCATGGGCTATGCTTTGATTGAGGTGCAGGGCCAGCGAGTACGGGTGCTGCGCTACGACGTTATTGATATGCAGAAGATGGGCTCAAATCATGCGCTGAAGCTCAAGCGAATCTTCGAGCGGATGCTGGAGCTTATCGACGAATTTTTGCCTGATGAACTAGCCATTGAGGCGCCCTTCTACGGCGTGAACGTGCAGAGTATGCTCAAGCTAGGCCGGGCGCAAGGCGTAGCTATTGCCGCCTGTCTTTCCCGCCAAATTCCTTACGTAGAATATGCGCCTACCAAAGTAAAGCAGTCGGTTACGGGTACCGGTACAGCTACCAAAGAGCACGTAGCCCACATGCTGCGCCAAACACTCACGCTGCCGCCCATAGCCGAAGCCTCAAAGTTTCTGGATGCCACCGATGCCTTAGCCGTGGCCCTCTGCCACCATTACCAGAAAGGCAACAACCAAAAAGCTGGCGGCAAAAGTTGGGGCAAGTTTCTGGCCGACAACCCCAGCAAAGTAGCCTCTCCCGTGGCCGGCAAGAAAAAGAAGCCGGTTACGAAATAG
- a CDS encoding KTSC domain-containing protein yields the protein MQRRPIRSTSLKAVGYDTDTLTLEIEYRNGSLVRYTGVPEAMYQALLAVAGKAMFVEQVVERGGYGREQVRG from the coding sequence ATGCAACGCCGCCCTATTCGCTCTACCTCTCTGAAAGCTGTTGGCTACGACACCGATACGCTTACCCTAGAAATTGAGTACCGCAATGGCAGCCTTGTGCGCTATACTGGCGTGCCGGAGGCTATGTACCAAGCGCTACTAGCCGTTGCAGGCAAGGCTATGTTTGTCGAGCAGGTAGTGGAACGCGGCGGTTACGGGCGGGAACAAGTGCGTGGTTAG
- a CDS encoding lysylphosphatidylglycerol synthase transmembrane domain-containing protein yields MITSKLQNYAQKPERTTHRGWLAVAGKLLVTALTLGLLWHSVFADAATAAAWRGLLASTLTGQGRTPVLLALALVPVNWGVEAWKWWRLARHLEPVSFRRSFRAVLVGLTLGFVTPNRVGDYAGRIIELKSRRLDALGAVFLGRFGQLVVTVLAGTTGLTYFLLTFYLQEFPATALGVVVAAVLVNAAVLLPLYRSRLLLAVLMAVPPLRQFHRFLAVMPTYPAKAIHTVLALSGLRYGVFCLQFGLLLQAYGAHAPLGPGAAAIAGTFLLKSLVPSLNALADVGVRELSATHLFGLLGEPVLPVLSASLSLWVLNIALPSATGLVFVLRLKLFRKKKVAPAKQQTLVETQAASL; encoded by the coding sequence TTGATTACCAGTAAACTACAAAACTACGCCCAAAAGCCGGAACGCACCACGCATCGTGGCTGGTTGGCCGTGGCTGGCAAGCTGCTCGTGACGGCGCTGACGCTCGGCTTGCTGTGGCATTCGGTGTTTGCCGATGCTGCCACGGCCGCCGCCTGGCGCGGCCTACTAGCCTCCACGCTTACCGGCCAAGGACGGACGCCGGTATTGCTGGCCTTGGCGCTGGTGCCCGTTAATTGGGGTGTGGAAGCTTGGAAATGGTGGCGGCTAGCCCGGCATCTGGAACCCGTTTCGTTTCGGCGCAGCTTCCGGGCAGTGCTGGTTGGTCTTACACTCGGCTTCGTAACACCCAACCGCGTAGGCGACTACGCAGGCCGCATTATTGAACTGAAAAGCCGCCGACTTGACGCGTTAGGAGCCGTATTTCTCGGGCGTTTTGGGCAGTTGGTAGTTACAGTTTTGGCGGGCACGACGGGGCTGACCTATTTTCTACTGACGTTTTATTTGCAAGAATTCCCGGCCACGGCGCTCGGTGTGGTAGTAGCGGCCGTACTCGTAAACGCTGCAGTGTTGCTGCCGCTTTACCGTTCGCGCTTGTTGCTGGCCGTGCTCATGGCTGTTCCGCCGCTGCGCCAGTTCCACCGGTTTCTGGCAGTTATGCCTACTTATCCTGCGAAGGCCATTCATACGGTGCTGGCATTGTCGGGGCTGCGGTACGGGGTATTTTGCTTGCAGTTTGGCTTGCTACTGCAAGCATACGGGGCGCACGCACCGCTCGGGCCGGGTGCGGCGGCCATAGCGGGTACGTTTTTGCTGAAGTCCTTGGTGCCCTCTCTCAATGCGTTGGCCGACGTCGGCGTGCGGGAATTATCGGCTACGCACCTGTTTGGACTGCTTGGCGAGCCAGTGCTGCCAGTGCTTAGTGCTAGTCTGAGCTTGTGGGTGCTCAACATTGCTTTGCCTAGCGCGACTGGGCTGGTGTTTGTGCTTCGACTCAAGCTTTTTCGAAAGAAGAAGGTTGCGCCCGCTAAGCAACAGACCCTAGTCGAAACGCAGGCTGCTAGTCTATGA
- a CDS encoding LVIVD repeat-containing protein: MTRISTYLFGWIMLLVLAACSSAEEPQPVTGYYDAYCPQLMERAVLEKSVEALTARPMHNTGKIYVRGHYLFINEKYEGIHIVDNQNPAVPRIISFLRIPGNIDMAVKGNLLYADNGPDLVTIDITNPAAVQVKGRVRDAFRELPSPEMWMAAPQCGPETRPANTVVIGWQKTKIPYTINPSGPIWFYSNRNTLANANFNATASAPGATGKGGSLARFAILGQSLYTVDEQSLRLFDLANPAAPTPGQKIPLQFGVETIYPKDHYLFLGTQRGMYIFDAATPQSPRQVAYYQHVVSCDPVVVDDRYAYVTLRNGRSCGGGPNQLQVIDLTTLSQPRLAATYPMMGPQGLGVDGTQLFVCDADGLKVFDTTKAPSLTQTQSFPIKVVDVIPDAGTLMAIGADGLYQYSYTGATLQQLSLLPINPL; encoded by the coding sequence ATGACTAGAATATCTACTTATCTGTTTGGCTGGATTATGCTGCTGGTACTGGCGGCTTGTTCTTCCGCCGAGGAGCCCCAGCCTGTTACGGGCTACTACGACGCCTACTGTCCTCAGCTTATGGAGCGGGCAGTGTTGGAAAAGTCAGTGGAAGCCTTGACGGCGCGGCCGATGCACAATACCGGTAAAATCTATGTACGGGGTCATTATTTGTTCATCAACGAGAAGTACGAAGGAATTCACATAGTTGATAACCAGAATCCGGCGGTGCCCCGCATTATCAGTTTCCTGCGCATTCCTGGCAACATCGACATGGCCGTGAAGGGCAACCTGCTTTATGCCGACAATGGGCCCGACTTAGTGACCATTGACATAACCAACCCCGCCGCTGTGCAGGTGAAAGGCCGGGTGCGTGATGCCTTCCGCGAGTTGCCGTCGCCCGAAATGTGGATGGCCGCTCCGCAGTGCGGACCCGAAACCCGCCCGGCTAATACAGTTGTGATTGGGTGGCAGAAAACCAAAATTCCGTACACAATCAATCCTTCAGGCCCTATCTGGTTTTATAGCAATCGGAATACGCTGGCCAACGCGAATTTCAACGCTACAGCATCCGCACCGGGGGCAACAGGCAAAGGTGGCTCCTTGGCTCGCTTTGCTATTCTAGGGCAGAGCCTGTACACGGTAGACGAGCAAAGCTTGCGCCTGTTCGACCTTGCTAATCCGGCCGCTCCCACGCCGGGCCAGAAAATACCGTTGCAATTTGGCGTCGAAACCATCTATCCTAAAGACCACTACTTGTTCTTAGGCACCCAACGCGGCATGTACATTTTCGATGCGGCCACACCCCAGTCGCCCCGGCAAGTGGCGTACTACCAGCACGTAGTGAGTTGCGACCCAGTAGTAGTAGATGACCGTTATGCCTATGTAACGTTGCGCAACGGCCGCAGCTGCGGTGGTGGCCCCAACCAGCTCCAAGTTATCGACCTAACTACTCTCAGCCAACCCCGTTTAGCCGCCACCTATCCTATGATGGGCCCGCAAGGGCTTGGGGTTGATGGGACCCAATTGTTTGTGTGCGACGCTGATGGGTTGAAAGTATTTGACACCACCAAAGCGCCATCCCTCACCCAAACCCAATCTTTCCCCATCAAGGTGGTTGACGTAATTCCTGATGCTGGCACGCTCATGGCTATCGGCGCCGATGGGCTCTACCAATACAGCTACACGGGTGCTACGCTCCAGCAGCTGAGCTTGCTACCTATTAATCCGCTTTAA
- a CDS encoding glycosyltransferase produces the protein MNTLLGLLLLLAPAAYAIRMLQFRRAWTLAPNLYQASAAPLVSAPNKLPVTANEFGTRGETSPQLSVLIAARNEAHTLPLLLADLQRQCLAASKFEVVVVDDHSTDDTATIVSEAVPHSPFALRLLRLQDLSGPLRTGKKAALQEAIATARAPWVVCTDADCRVSPDWLLAYHAAHDAGAHFVSGPVFLTGQGILAELQGLELAGLVASGAAGILLGAPTMCNGANLSYRRTSFAAVNGFSGNTHVASGDDEFLLHKLHAAYPSGIRFLKHEQAVVRTAAQPTVRQLLRQRVRWASKWQHYRAAAPRRLAVLVLAANVALAAGVLALPWQPGLGLWTVAAWVVKLGADVVFLTPVLRFFNRLRWLLWVPVLQLAYGPYALLVGVAGLGGGYEWKGRRVKGGK, from the coding sequence ATGAACACGCTGCTGGGCTTGTTATTATTGCTTGCACCGGCCGCTTACGCCATTCGGATGCTGCAATTCCGCCGAGCCTGGACCCTGGCTCCGAACCTATATCAGGCTTCGGCAGCGCCGCTTGTTTCGGCCCCGAATAAGCTTCCAGTAACAGCAAACGAATTTGGTACTCGGGGAGAAACTTCTCCTCAGCTATCGGTTCTGATTGCTGCTCGCAACGAAGCCCATACCCTTCCTTTGCTACTAGCTGATTTGCAGCGGCAATGTCTGGCAGCTTCCAAGTTCGAAGTTGTTGTTGTCGATGACCACTCCACCGACGATACGGCCACAATAGTGAGTGAAGCAGTGCCGCACAGCCCATTTGCTTTGCGGCTGCTGCGGCTGCAAGACCTATCTGGGCCTCTCCGCACTGGTAAGAAAGCCGCTTTGCAAGAGGCTATAGCCACCGCACGGGCTCCCTGGGTAGTTTGCACCGATGCCGACTGCCGGGTGTCGCCGGACTGGTTGCTTGCTTACCACGCAGCGCACGATGCCGGGGCTCATTTTGTAAGTGGACCAGTGTTCCTAACCGGGCAAGGCATACTAGCTGAATTGCAAGGCTTGGAACTAGCAGGCTTAGTGGCAAGCGGGGCGGCCGGTATTCTGCTAGGCGCGCCAACTATGTGCAACGGCGCCAACCTAAGTTACCGGCGTACCAGCTTCGCTGCCGTGAACGGTTTCAGCGGCAACACCCACGTAGCCAGCGGCGACGACGAGTTTCTGCTCCACAAGCTGCACGCAGCATACCCGTCGGGCATTCGATTTCTGAAGCATGAACAAGCTGTAGTGCGAACGGCTGCCCAACCTACTGTGCGGCAGTTGCTGCGGCAGCGGGTGCGTTGGGCCAGTAAGTGGCAGCACTACCGCGCTGCGGCTCCGCGTCGGTTGGCTGTGTTGGTACTAGCGGCTAATGTGGCGCTGGCAGCCGGCGTTCTGGCGCTGCCCTGGCAGCCAGGTTTAGGGCTCTGGACCGTCGCTGCCTGGGTAGTAAAGCTAGGAGCCGACGTAGTATTCCTGACCCCAGTATTGCGGTTTTTCAACCGCCTACGCTGGCTGCTGTGGGTGCCGGTTCTGCAACTCGCGTACGGGCCCTATGCGTTGCTGGTCGGGGTAGCCGGTTTGGGCGGCGGCTACGAGTGGAAAGGTCGGCGAGTGAAAGGTGGTAAGTAG